The genomic segment GCTATGGGGCTTTCCCAGGGCCACAGGGTACAAGGCAGGGGGACGTCTTTCTGCTTGGGAAATGGCTGTATTGAGGTTCATTTGATCAATGTCAGTATTTGCTtagaatgtatttttttgtgtgaaatgtgtgtgtttctaaccctaacccaTAAGTAGGAGGCTTCTCTGTCACtcagaataaataaaacatgccaAAAATATTgcgagttttgttttttgttaattttccaGCAACCTTTAAAATATGTGCTAAATCTATGCATGATTTTCAAAACTGTGAATCACTGTGAAGCGAATGCAATATTCAGAATTTACTTTTGTGAatgagtaataatatttttctttcttactgtGCCTTTGTTTTCTGCTCCTCCTGATCCTGGATCAGGCAGGTTTCAACAAGGCTCTTTTGGTCACTGAGTAAATcacaggctttttttttcttttcaccctTTGAATCCCCAGAGGTTTGTGGGAAAACTGAGACACAAgatcttgttttttgttatcaGTAACATGACAAACCATTGTTGCTTTGCTGAGGAAAAGCAGTCTTTGCTCCTGTGACCAGTTATAAACCACATGGCCATCACAAAGAAATTCTTAGTGTCTCATTTCAgtgatgtgtttttgtattcTTTCTTGTGCATATTTTGAGTATTTTCAGACTAAATAACTGGCGGCTTTGGACTTGTATCTGCCTGTTTGCTGAAAAACAGCAGTTTTTCTCATATGAAACTTGGTGATACACTTGAGAAGTTGAAAGGCAGTTAAAGGACAATCTATTTCACAAGAAGGATTTTCCCACCTGCAATATGCATAATGGAAATTATTCATTCTTTTTCAATTTAGTGTGGGTGTGTTCATAGGTGAACTTTGGGTGGATGTCTGGGCGTCAGCCCAAAAAGCATCATGTCAGCTCCAGTCATGCTAGAGCCTGTCTTTCAGTAAGAGGATGTCTTTGCTTTAAGCTTTCTGTCATCGGGTCTTGCATGCGTTTTTTCATTGCCAACAAAGCAACACATGCACACTATGGAAGAGCAAAAAGCAAGTCATTAAAGTGAGACTGTTTATTTACACTTTTAAATCCCCATTATCCTGAAAAAGTAGAGCGAGAGATAAGGCTGGAAAACTGGACCCAAGTTGTGCTTAAGGCAACAGTAAGAAGATAAGTGTGACTTGGGTGTGACAGTAAAGCCAGGGCTTGGTTTGAGGCAGTGGCTGCATGACAGGGCTGATGATAATACTTGTCACTCAGCACATCAGCATCTATTTCCTCAGTCCTCTCTTGGTCCTCTTTGACCTGTTGAAAAAAAGAAGCGTTCGTGAGCTCAGTGATTCAGACACAACTGATGTGACACAAATCGTAGCGAGGTTGCACGGTTACATTTTGAAATCTTCCTGCACCCTTTTCAAAAATAACAGTGACATCATGTTCTTTCACTTTATCTCTGACAGGTATGACAGATGACCTGTGCGCCAAACCCAGCCAGCTCGCCGAGTTAGGACAAGGCGGCTGTGAGATTGTGAATACACAATATTTTGTGACACTACAGAGAACTTTCCagagtctgaaaaaaaaaaaaagcttttccaCTTGGGCCTCAGTGACGGTCGTTTCTTAACAAAAAGCTTCCCCCACAAACACTGGCATGAATCACAGAAAAAGGGATTAATGGAAAATTCTGTCAAGTCACTCTAAGGGAGATGCACGACCCAGCAGTTCAGGGGCTTTCACTCATAGCTGCAACTAAAAGTCAGCCTCTCCTCACTCATCTCATTGGCCTCTGACCTCTCCAGTggtgacctgctgctctttccACACtggctcttttcttttcttgatcAATCATTTAATTATTATATATGATTTTTTGATTTCTCCTCACctcttaaaacatttatttgttaattataagtgatattattcttattattattttggttaTTGTTACTAACAAAGTGTTacactccctctctctttcttttaacCCCTTCTCACTATAAGTTTAACTTTTAAATTCCCATGCCTATAatgcgctcacacacacacatagcttGACACTCTCCATCAAGTTATTGTCCCAAACCTCGCCTGTCTGTTGCATTTTGTTACATCTGTGTTACATTATATGTGCGTTCTATGGTAACtacatgtttttaaacttttaattaaaatgggATTACTATAGTAGGTGGAAACAAAATGAGATTTCGAGTTTGTGCTCACGTTTTCTGATGGTCGCTCACACGGTTCCTCAGCACATTAATCTGGAAcgaagaaaacattttgttacACTCTGACCAGGTCTCACTGATGCCATGTCTTTATTTCTTCAATATGTTGAGCACGCACCTCATATTTCTGTCTGGTGAATTGGTACTGCAGATCAAACTTCTCTGCCTCCAACTGCTGGATCCACTCCCACAGTTCCTTAGCTTTCTCTCTGGAAAACAAATTATTATAATGAGAATTATTTTCATTgtcttattattttaattttgtgtgtCGTAAAGAAAAAATGCAATAGCTATTGTGTTATATAATGAAACATGCAGTGggagaaataattatttgatgccctgctgaatttgtttgcttacttacaaagaaatgaagagTCTCGAGTTTTTATGGTAGTATTTGTTTTAATGGAGGGAGACAGAATATTAACTAAAAATCCAGAAATAAAACCTCCACGTTACCAAAATGTTATCAGATGATTTGCATGTAATGGACACGTGTTCTTGATAGACATACGGAGTTGAGATCAGGAGGTAGTGGATTGATTAATTTTTGGTTCATATTCGTCTCtcttcattaaaatgaaactaccataaaacatttctttgtaagtgaacAAACCTACAAATTCTAAATCATACTCTCTGCGTCTGAACCTACTTGAGTCTTTCCTGACTCATGTTCTCGATGTCCAGAGATTTGCGCCTTTCATTCaggatcttcttcttcttttctctctctgtctgcctcttgCCACTCCGTTTGtctgtctttaaaaacaaaataatttctgttATAAAAGTTACTAGTGGAGCTTTTTGGAAACCTCCACTGTTAAAACTCCACTGACTCACCAGCTTTTGCATGTAACCTCCAAAGTGGAGGCTGGTgagggttttctttttctttgcatcATCCTCTGCCCTCTTTttggcctcctcctcctccttgcgaATCCTCTCATCCTAGAGGACCCCGAGAGAAAGACGATCTGAGGTGAAATGTGTGCCACTTTACAGACTGTGTTAAAGCGCCTAGAACAGGACTCTACCTCAAGACGCTTCTGTCGCTCTTTATCTCGCTCGCTGCGAATTCTTTGCTGCTCTGCTCGCTCAGAGCGACGCTTCTCCTGAGCAACAGATCATCACATCTCATCAAAACAGATCCTAAAGCAGATCTTTAATGTTTGAAGTGGGAAGTGGTTTACATTTGACTGGCTATAGTGTGGTGCACTCACAATCCTTTCTTTGAGCTGAATgagctcttcttcttccttctttctGCTTTCGAAGTGAACCTCGATTAAAGTTTGAAGCTCCATCAGGTCCTTCTCCATTCTCTTGCGATGTATATCCTGTTGGATTCAGTGACCCAGTGCTATGTTATACTGatgcacatttttgtttttggtcatAATTTAAAGCAAGCTTAGAAAAAGGTAGAAATATACAGAGTTAAAGCTGTGAAGACATGTCTACTCCACCCTAGAACCTGTACATATTTAACTCTACATAATACACCAGGATACAAAAGCCCATGCACAGTAAGTACTGCATTGTGTCACTTACATCAAAATCCACCCTCTCGCCATCTGGGATCTTAGGGGGAATAAGGTTTGGCATGATAAATggcctgaaaaaaacaaaacaggaaaagatATTAAGTTAACAAGCGTGGGTTAAATAAGAAcaattcagtttaaaaaaaaaatcaataacagGAACATTTAGTTGTGATGACAGTTGGTGTCAAATGAGGATCAAAAACAATAAGCATGTGCCAAAAAAATGTCCCCTCTGTGTTTTCACGTGTTGCTGCCTGTTGCTGCTCAGAAGTAGCTGCATATCTGTATTTTTCTACAAATCAAGACTATTGCTTCAGTATAGTTTTGTACAAACTACACTATATGTAGACAGAAATTGGGATTTTCCTTTCTTAGTGCCAGACCAGAGACACACAGCCTAGAGATCTCTGAAAATGTACTTTTCTGCACACTGTATTCATTAAATTAAAGTAATTAAATCTGAACAATCAAAACAGCAGTTAAAATACAGCCACTTATGGTCAATTCAACTCTCAACACAAATGTATttgtaaagcacatttaaaaaacaacttgtgCTGAGAAAAGTGCTGTAGAAAAGGTGGAATACACAATGAGGAATCAGACAGACTCAAATGGCAGTGAGTAATAAGTTTTAAGTCCAGTTTTAATAGATTTAATGAAGGGAGCAAATTTGGCAGCGAGGGGAACGATGTTCCACAGTTTGAGTTTAAATCTAGGGGGGCACTTcctggatttaaaaacaaagtaaaaacgaAATTACTTTTTGACTTTTGAGCTTAAGATGTTGATGTAGAAGGATCTTATCAAGCAACCTCATTGAGTTGTGAAAATTTAACTGGTTTGCTGCTGGTATGATACATAACAAATGGATTACAGTGGTGTCAGTCCTCTCTTTGTTTATTTATGCATCATATGTTTGTTATTCATAACCATGCTATCGTAAAACGTGTTTATCCGTGAGTGTTACTTACTTGA from the Pelmatolapia mariae isolate MD_Pm_ZW linkage group LG20, Pm_UMD_F_2, whole genome shotgun sequence genome contains:
- the tnnt2a gene encoding troponin T type 2a (cardiac); amino-acid sequence: MPNLIPPKIPDGERVDFDDIHRKRMEKDLMELQTLIEVHFESRKKEEEELIQLKERIEKRRSERAEQQRIRSERDKERQKRLEDERIRKEEEEAKKRAEDDAKKKKTLTSLHFGGYMQKLTDKRSGKRQTEREKKKKILNERRKSLDIENMSQERLKEKAKELWEWIQQLEAEKFDLQYQFTRQKYEINVLRNRVSDHQKTSKRTKRGLRK